A segment of the Chiloscyllium plagiosum isolate BGI_BamShark_2017 chromosome 39, ASM401019v2, whole genome shotgun sequence genome:
TTCTGCATTATTTGGCTGAATTTCTGCATTATTTGGCAGGAAATGCAACAAATCTTCAACTTTCCATGTGGAAAACCAGCTACAAACACTGCGCTCGGAGAACTTTTCCGCACAAAACCTGAAGCAACAACATTCCGGTCATGAAACTCCTAGAAAAATAATCCCCAGCATTGCAAAATGCAGTCCTTAAAGATATATTTGTTGTACACTGTGACTGACAGCTCCCTACAGTCCATGGTGGGAAGGGGGGTCCGTAATCAAACaaattgcagcatttcaaagaGTTTCACCACAAGTGTTGTTTCCTTCGGAGGTTAACAAGGTTTCCAGCAAAATCGCATTGAATAAAACTACCCGTGACTCCTTCTGGAAAAGACGCGTCGCTTTCTTAGACACGTTTTAAGTTGTCATCTAATACAGAAGTTGCAGCTCATGGTACCCTACGTTGCGGCTCTCATTCCCCTGGCTGCAGAGTGACGGTCCCACTTGGAGGTCTGCACTGCTCAGTTGCATCTGCGTTGCCGCCTAATTGCGGCCAGAACCCACCCCCACGACCGGTCACGCAGCACGCCGGTGCTGAGCAgaggatttttgttttaataaagtAGTTCTaaatatgttatgacacaccccTTTAGCAGGCGACACTTAAAACCAGGCTTTCTATCTcggaggtagggacattaccaccacaAGAAGCAccctcttcccctccccaccaacaTGCTGAGGCGTCAGGTGCTCTCCTCTCCCCGCCCCCTCCTTAaagatacaatgaaaagggaaGAACTGGCAGCTTTAGTCTTATTCGATTATTTCAAGAGGTCCCAGTCATTGCAGACAGGAATGAATCAGCTCCTCTAGGGTCCTGCAGGTAGGGATGGTGCCAATGCAAGACGTCCTCTTCTCCCAGGATCAGCGGTGGAGGTGGGCACTTGGTTTATAACAATCTCATCCACCTGGGAGGATCACCATAAATTCCATTATCTTTTCTGATATCTCACATTCACTATCTCTGCTTTGTACTCACCACTTCATAGAAATATACAGGCATTAGaagcacagctgatcatccaacccagtcTCTTGTTCCTGTTTTGtcccctttagccctaagaaatgTAGAcgataggagctggagtaggtcattcaactcctccagcatgctctgccattcataatatcatggctgatcatcgagctcaaAACCCAGTCCTTATGTGAAGAGGGCCCTGACTTGCTTGGAATTCCTATGCAGGGCCTGGACTTGTATCGGATGCTACACTTATTGTGCCAGGAAGCCCTGAGTGAAGGCTATCCACCTTGATTTGACCAAAGACTGAAATAACAAAAGGCTGGTATCTCTGGTTGAGGGGATAAAAAATGCAAAAAGGAAGGCAAGGTAATTCGAAGAGGATTTTGTGAGCATTCAGGAAGGTTCAGAGTGTGAGTGTTATGAAAAAAAGTTCAATTTATGAGCTGGGAGTGTGTCCCTGTGCACAACGTCCTTGTTACTGCACTGTTGTTGGTGCAGCACTGAAATGTGGATGCACCCTCTAAATGCATCTTGAAATGCCATGAGGGTTCTGAGAGGCTGTTATGTCAGATGCCAAAACTAAAGTCATGGACATGGAGTGAATGTGGTCAGTGCCCAGAGCATATCCTGAGATGTTGATATCTCGTTTCCAGCATAGAGTATTCTCAAATCAAGCAGTGACCTGAATCTGCCAGATGCTCACTGCAGTTTCCTTGTTGAGTTTTCTATGTCGTGCTTTTTTGGAGACTTTGGCGAGATGgaaggctgaatattaatgagtgaCTTGGGCTGTTAACAAGGCATTAATACCAAACTAACAACTTGCCATTGCCTAGCATAATCACAGATGGAATGAATTGATCTCAATGCTAAAAAGGGTCTTGTCGCACATCATCCAATTCTGCCAGATATTTTTGCCATAATCTGCTACTCAGACTCCAATAACATTTTGAACACAACCAAGAACTAGGACTTTACCAGTTTTCCCATTCATGGAAATTCACTGGTGTCCCACTGCACAGGTTTCTTGCTGTTTTCCTCCTTGAAATAGTCTGGGGTGCGTGTTGCAGTGAGAAAAAGAGAAGATGCGAAACAATGGGGCAAAGAGGTACAGAAATCTATTGAATAAATGCAATCTGCCACATTTAACCAGGTTAACTgagaagagaagaaatttcttcaaaagattttgaatctttggaaattCTCCAGCAAATGCTCATTCATTTAGAGATCATTTAATATAGGATGCCAAGAGAACGGAGGGATGACGATAATGCAAGAAAATACAGGCAAGGCAGATTAGCCATATCCGTACTGAATGATGAAGCAGTTCAAAGAGCTATTGGCTGACTTCTACTCATATATTTATGAATGAATACATTATATGTTTTAATAAACCCTTAAATGGCACGTATCAACACTGCAATTCTCTTGATGGCCTATAGAGCACTATATCAGATTGAAACTCAACAAAACGTAAACCAAAACACGTTAAATGACTGCAGAACTCTTCCCTAGCTTTTTGCCCTTGATCCCCATATTAAACTGCACCCATATCCACAATATTTTACTTTATAAAGAATATTCCAGTCAAAATGTCAGTGAGGTGAAACAACACCTTTTACACCAATCCAATCCAGTGTGCCTTCTTTATTAAAAGTaacattgctggaaatactcagtaggtttggcagcatccctCTTCCCTTTATTCCCTTAAAATTCAACTCTTGATGATGTGCATTAgcatttcagttttctttttgttcaaCTTTTCAGAGTTACAACAACACAATACCTAAACGCAACTTAGAAAATAGGTTAGTCAATACTATGATCaatcttttcttttgttaaatctAATTTTCAGGTTCAAATGTCTCCTTCAACTGGCCACAGACCCAAAGCCCTATTTGGTTTTGTAAGggtgtaatgttcaatgttacAAGATTGTCTTTCGTAACCTAAGAACATCTAAAACACACTACAATCtactaaatatttttaaaatgttgtcactGGTGTAATGGAGAAAACATGACAGCCAATATGTACACAGAAACATCCCACAACCGCAATGAGTTTATGACTAgatcttttttttcaaatgttagtAATAAGATTAATGTCAACCAAACCACCAAGGCAAACTCCCTTCTTTTTTCTTCAAGTtgtggcatttttttaaaaaattggcctTGTTGAACTCTGTCAGTATTAGAGTACATATGGATCTATGTTCTCATCACAAGTGGGACAGGagaccaattttttttaaaaagagtcatAACTGCCCAGCACCAAAACTTACAGGTAAAATTGCCATTCAGAAATGTAACTAACCTTACGAGCTAACTAAACTGGATTTGGAAAATGTCAAATAACAGTTTTGGGTGGGAAATAGTGGGGAAATTATTCATTAAAAGTTACGTGACCTCACTCACCCAAAAGAATATTCAAAAAAACTTAAGGCATCAGTATCAGTCTGGcacaaattaacattttttcaCACATAATTCaataacactttacccacaacaaaAAGCAATAGCACATTATATGTAATTTTTCTTTTTACGAAATGAAATCAATAGCAATCATAGTAAATCTGTAAATACATCAGGATATCAATCAGGATATTTACGTATAAAGCTTTTTCTGCAAAACTCCACTTTCTATAAGACATTTTCACAAATCTTGTTTTTAATCTGCAGTAACGCATCCAAAGAGAATACACATATTTCTGCTGTGAGGCTTCAAAGTTTTCTAAGCTGACACGGAAAAATCATCAGAATCAGACGCAAGGCATACACTATGAGATATAATGGTCACACAGAAGAACTTCATTACTTTTCTGCTTAGACAATAAAGATGTTGACAAATAACAGGGAACATTTACATGATAACTTAAAGTACTGGACCGTACAGGTCTTATCAAATTAAGCAGCTGGCATTTCAAGAGAAAGGTTAAGGATGCAAATGATCAAGTCTGAATCAAGATTAAGAgaactgttacaggtcactgtcACACAACAATGGATTGCTACTTTCAGAGTGCCTTTAAAAGTGGGCTGGATCGATGTACGTTGAAAAAAAGTTGAAAGCTCCAGGTATCATTATTGCATAATTTGTGCATTTCAAGATCTATAGGCAGCGGTGAGAGAAGTAAGACGCAGTTCACATGAGAAAATCTGTAATTTGGGACAGATGAGGCTAGGCAGGTCAAATGGCCTTTGCCACTGAAAACTTTCTGTTGTGTAACTATTCAATAAGCTTCTATAAATGGTTATTAATCACAGTAAGACTTCACACATATGACAGTATCCAGACCTTGAGGGTGGAAAACAAAGTGTGGTGCAATGCATTGAAGACTTCGGCAGTTTGAAGAACAAATGAGCTCCACAAATATGATCATCAGATTCAACAGTCCCttttaagaaacaaaatgttCCTAGAATAAAATATCTTAGTATGTGCCACTGTCACTTATTAGTTCCACTATATTCCCAAAAAGAAGCTATTGTGACTTAAGCATCTTCCCCTGAAATGGAATGACTTGGCAATGTCTAAGCATAGCCGATCACAATCAACATCCAGCTACAGTACATCTCTGTAAATAGAGATCTAGGATTGTTGATTACTCAGTTCCAATAGTGACAAAGTGACACTTTATTCACTTTTTTGGTATTTCTTTGAATTACCACTCCCCCCCCCCTGGTTTTCCTGTCCGTTTTCTTCTCTGTGATTTTGTGGTCTTGCCTTTTGGGGGGGTTTTGACCTGATCATGTGAACTTTTCCATTTCTTTCCCTTCTGATTTTTCACACGTGAATGCAGGGCAGATGTCAGTGAAGAGATTCTGGAAAACAAACAGGAACATAAGCTTCAGTCTCCAAGATGTTGTCAGGAGGCCTCAATCTATTAAGTGGGATTTTGAAATGTGTCCTGCTTATTGTAATGCAAAAAAAACCCAACTCTCTACACATTAAATCCTTCGTGTTTAAAAGTTGTTATTCGAGACTTATCTGTGCCACAAAATTGATATGCAGTAAGATGGGCGAGACAGTGATATAGCAATGATGACAGTACACCAGTAATCTGGAGGCCCAAGCTAATACTCTGGGAACAAGCATTCAAATCGCACTATGGCAGCTAGTGGATTTTAAACTCAATAAGTAAATGTGGAATTCTAAATCTTGGTTCAGGTGTCAAAAAAAAAGTGACTATATAAAAATCCATATACCCTTTATGAAAGGATATCTGTTGTGCCTAACCAGGCTGGACTACATGTGATCTTATATTcaacacaatgtggttgactcttaactgccctctccaGTAGCCTAGGCAAGCCACATAGCTCAAAAAcatttagagatgggcaacaaccATGGTAACAACACATTAAAGAATGAATGAAGAAAGTCGAAGAGGTAGGCCCCAAGAATTTCAGCCCATACAGGGACTAAATCCAGGTACCTGCATCATTAAGTGCCACAATACACCATTTGAGCTAAACAGACCCAACAAAAATCAATTTGCTTCAAATATGCCAATTGAATTACAACTGTTCTGTGCCATTCACACTGCTTAATTCAAATTACAAAGAGAAAGCAACTTTCTAAAAGTACAATAGAGCGCATAGAATTACAGACTGCATAGACATTTTATGGGGAAAAGCAagtacaataaaaacagaaaatgataaaAGAAATTCAAATCAGCAGTGTTCTCAAAGAGATCTTGTCAGAACTCTGTTGAGTATTTATAATGATTTtaagctttttattttaaatgctcaGCATTCGCAGCAGTTTGCCATTGAAGTAGGCGCAGTGTCTATTTGCTCAAATGATTAACCCATTAATAATCCATAAGGTTACAGTGAAACTAAATAGAGGCATTCAAATTCATGTAAAGTTTAGATAAAGTAATAAGAATAAAGTGTTTGCATTGGCAAGAGAGTTGGTAATGTTAAGTTACATATTTAAGGTGACTGGCAAAAGAATAAACATGACCATAGACAGGGATTCAGAATGCCTGTGTGTGCGGTGGTAGTTTCAGTCATGGTTTTAAAAAGAGAATTGGAAATGCACttcaagattaaaaataaaattgcaggcTTATGAGCAAAGGCAGGAGCAATGGAAATATCTGAATTATTCATGCAGAGTCAGCATTGTTTTACAggacaaatggcctcctctgtgcttAACCATTCTATGAATCCTTGAAAATTTACCAACTTCCaacaatcatagagtcagagagctgtacagcatggaaacagacccctcagtccaactcatccatgtcgactagatatctgaaattaatcttgtctcatttgccagcatttggcccacatccctctaaatccttcctgttcacatacccagccagataccttttaaatgttagagctataccagcctccaccacttcctctgataggttattccatacacacaccaccctctgtatgaaaatgttgcctttttaaatctttcccttctcatcttaaacctatgccctctggttttggagtctcctagagtcatagatagagtcatagagatgtacaacatggaacagacccttcggtccaacccgtccatgccgaccagatatcccaacccaatctagtcccacctgccagcacccggcccaaatccctccaaaccattcctattcatatacccatccagatgcctcttaaatgttgcaattgtaccagcctccaccacatcctctggcagctcattccatacatgtaccaccctctgcgtgaaaacgttgcctcttaggtctcttttatatctttcccctctcaccctaaatctataccctctagttctggactNNNNNNNNNNNNNNNNNNNNNNNNNNNNNNNNNNNNNNNNNNNNNNNNNNNNNNNNNNNNNNNNNNNNNNNNNNNNNNNNNNNNNNNNNNNNNNNNNNNNNNNNNNNNNNNcattaagtgtataagtcctgctaagatttgctttcccaaaatgcagcacctcgcatttatctgaattaaactccatctgccacttctcagaccattggcccatctggtccagatcctgttgtaatctgcggtaaccctcttcactgtccactacacctccaattttggtgtcatctgcaaacttactaactgtacctcttatgctcgcatccaaatcatttatgtaaatgacaaaaagtagagggcacagcaccgatccttgtgacactccactggtcacaggccttcagtctgaaaaacaaccctccatcaccaccctctgtcttctacctttgagccagttctatatctaaatggctagttctccctgtattctgtgagatctaaccctgctaatcagtctcccatggggaaccttgttgaatgtcttactgaagtccatatagatcacacctactactctgccctcatcaatcttctttgttacttcttcaaaaaactcctaccctggggaaaagaccctggctaccaccctattcatgcccctcatgattttatagatttctataatgtcactcctcagcctctccagggaaaacagcctcaccctattcagcctctccctgtagctcaaactctccaaccctggtaacatccttgtaaatctttgctgaaccctttcaagtatcacatctttcctgtcattgtgaatgcagtattccaaaagtggcactCCAAGGATCTCCCTAACCACCGTAGCCTTTAATCCTCTTAGCAAACAAGAACTTatgtatggaggagaaagtgaggtctgcagatgctggagatcagagctggaaatgtgttgctggaaaagcacagcaggtcaggcagcatccagggaacaggagaatcgatgtttcgggcataagcctgaagaagggcttatgcccgaaacgtcgattctcctgttccctggatgctgcctgacctgcttcgcttttccaagAACTTATGTATCTCAGTTTTAGACATAtgcaatgacctgacctccacaagccttctgttgcaatgaattccacggaTTCAGCACCTTCTGgccaaagaagtttctccttacctccgttCTAAAGGACCTTCCTTTTACTCTTAAGTTTGTGCCtttgggtcctcgtctctcccgccaatggaaacatcttcccaacgtccactctgtccagaccgtACCATTACAGGTATAAGTCCTGccataatttgcctttccaaatgcaatacctcacatttatccaagttaaactccaactgccattcctcggcccatatgatcaaggtcctgctgtactctgagataaccttcttcattgtccactaccaCCAATTtagatgtcatctgcaaactttctaaccatacCCCTtctatgtccacatccaaatcatttctatattcaaaaagaaattcctccaaaTTTTTTTCAGTGATCATTTTAAATTAATCACTCTTCGCCACATGCTCCCCAACTAGAGAAAACTGTCTTTCTCTATTCATGCTTGCATTGCACTCAGTAGTAGTTAGATTTATTGAATCTCCTAATCCTTCAGTATTATGGAGAAACTAGTCTCTCACCATACCATAAGCATCTCATCCTCTTGCATCAATCTATTTAAGATACTACACCCTTTGAAGTAAATCTTTGTGCTTTGTCAGCGGTTTTAAATAATTTCTTGGCAGATAACTTGTGGGTAGTGCCTCTGCCTCTGAGCAGGAGGTCCAGTTTCAAGCACCAATTCAAGACTTGACCAAGAAAAGTACATTCATAATTTGGACAGACAGGTTTGAATACCATCTTATAACTACATCCAACACACCAAAGGCAGGAGGAAAGGGGAAAGAACTCTTGGTCAGAAATCAACAGCAAACAACTGCAATGCATTGCCACGCATAATCGTGAACCAACACTGAAGTCTATGTTCACTAATACCCCTTCAGGACAAAGTACCTGGAATAAGAATTGATTTGAGTGACTTGTTGGCCTGCattgttgtttttatttatttattcacagtaCCTCTCATATCTTTACTCTCTATCTATTCTATTCAGGAGAAGTTTCCATTTTATCGAAGTGAATTGCCTCAATGAATCTGGTAAACCACTTAACCACCGGGTCCACAGGTTTTATGACTTCATCTTACACATTGCTGCACTTTCCTTTGATATCAGCAATACCATTCCACCCCACCTCAGCCCAATTAACCTCCCCCATCATACAATTCAGTTAATTTTCAAAGAACCAACTCTTGCTTCACAAGGTTCTATCTTGATTTGTTTGCTGTATAACCTCTGAGAAAACAACTATGCTCACACTTCCACCAACATTCACGATGGACAAATGAAATATTTCATGGTTTTGCCCCTTGATCCCATATATTTTGACTTCCTTTTCATTGCAAACAGCATCTCCCTTTCTAACTTTTCTTTATTTATGCAGGCACTAGCTTTTATATTATCTAaaaatttttgttttacatttctttttagcccttctaatttcctttcaccccaaccaaTTAAACTTTCAATGATTCTCAACGTTTTAAACCTAATTTTTAAAGACTCAATTTTTTAATCAATTTTATCTGGGTCAATGGGGAAGAATACATTGATTTTGTGCTCTTGATTTTTTGAAGATTTTATGGTACAGTTGTTTGCTACCTTTTCTGATCCCTTCTAACCTTGATGAACTTTGCCTTTCTTCCCCCTTTACCATCCTTATCTTTGACTCAGTCTGATCTTTTCTCTCCTCTAAACCCAATGAAGGATCAGGTCCTCAAATATTTCACCTACTTTGCAGACATAATGGGTTCAGCTCCTTTCCTTGGTAAGGGATTGTCTCTTTTCACGTTCAGATCATCTCTCTTCAACGTCTGCTCTTCCTCAGCGTCTTCAGGCTTCAAAGGTAAtcgacaaaaaaaaacacaatcctATTTGGTAACATGAGAATAAAATCACATTTGAAATGCTAACCCCAACACTCAATCATAGGTAGCAGTGAGAGATGAATCATAATCTCCAGCATTCAGTACAATGTCTTCAATTTTGTGCTTGAAGAGCAAAAATGGAGCAAATGCTTTTGAGATTGGTTTCGTTTCAGACAAAAAATGCAGCTATGAAAAGTCGACCAACTAAAACCTTGCTCAAGCAGGCACTGATAGCATTATTAAGAAAAGCTGGGCCTTCAGATCTGGAATCCCATCCTTAAAATTCCcacatttcaacaatattctgCTCCTTTAAGAAACTTCTCAAAAGCAAACTCTTTGTCTAAACTTTTCATCACCTGCCCAATTAACTCATGTTGTTTGTGGTCAGATTTTTGGCATCAAACATTGTTTTACCAATGTTCCTGTGATGTGCCATGGAATATTTCATGATGTTAATGGTGCTGTATCAAAACAAATTGTTGCTGCAAAAACAGTAGTTAAATCAAAGTTCCTATTGTAAATTCCATCATGCATTCAGAAAATTTTGCATTGGCATCTGGAAGGCAAAAGGAGCTTGTATTTAtgtagaacttttaaaaaattcactcacaGCATTCCAAGGTGCCATGTGGCCACTTTTAAAATGCTGATACAGTTGTGATGTAAGGAAATGTTGCAAACAATTTAGGTATAATAGGATGCCTCAAGGAATAATGAGGCAAATGGACACTTGATTTATATGATATTGGTTGACAGATAAGCACAGGTGACTAGGACAGGGGGGATCTCAACGTGCTGATTTTAATAGTCAAAATGATGACACCCATTGTGTGAGAAGCTTAAGATTTAAAAGTCAGTGTTAACTCTTCTTCTACAATAAATCTCCACTAAACAAACTGTCCTTGGTACTCTGGTTGTATTTTCTAAATAATATATCAGAGCATTGTAAATAAAAAGCGCTCCCCCGACCAAACTACTAAAACAGCAGCATTATggaactaaaagagaaaatgctggaaaatctcagccggtctggcagcatctgtaaggagagaaaagagctgacgtttcgaatccaactgaccctttgtcaaagctaaaataaaggagagaaatagggaggtatttatactaggctgagggaaagtgagtcatggctccagaagtaaaggtagcaataaagaggtgataatgacagtgcacagagagattatagggagattaggagctgtgaatgaccaaggctgaagtcagtgctatgtgacaaaatatgtggggaatgaggggggggaggaggagaggagaggaggagGGGCAGTGAAGCAGAAGCAAAATGGAAAacgggagaagggtagcaaagggggaagaggagagaaaaaaggtgatgagagagtggggagcgagagaaagacagacaatcaagaaatatgaGGTAcacaacattgaaaaaaaaattatttttttttttaaaaacggtaaataaaataaatgaaataaaattgcggagcagaatgaaaacagaggggtcgagatgggataatcatctgaagttgttgaattcaatgttgagaccggcaggctgtaacatgcccagttggaagatgagatgctgttcctccagtttgcgttgagcttcactggaacattgcagcaggccNNNNNNNNNNNNNNNNNNNNNNNNNNNNNNNNNNNNNNNNNNNNNNNNNNNNNNNNNNNNNNNNNNNNNNNNNNNNNNNNNNNNNNNNNNNNNNNNNNNNNNNNNNNNNNNNNNNNNNNNNNNNNNNNNNNNNNNNNNNNNNNNNNNNNNNNNNNNNNNNNNNNNNNNNNNNNNNNNNNNNNNNNNNNNNNNNNNNNNNNNNNNNNNNNNNNNNNNNNNNNNNNNNNNNNNNNNNNNNNNNNNNNNNNNNNNNNNNNNNNNNNNNNNNNNNNNNNNNNNNNNNNNNNNNNNNNNNNNNNNNNNNNNNNNNNNNNNNNNNNNNNNNNNNNNNNNNNNNNNNNNNNNNNNNNNNNNNNNNNNNNNNNNNNNNNNNNNNNNNNNNNNNNNNNNNNNNNNNNNNNNNNNNNNNNNNNNNNNNNNNNNNNNNNNNNNNNNNNNNNNNNNNNNNNNNNNNNNNNNNNNNNNNNNNNNNNNNNNNNNNNNNNNNNNNNNNNNNNNNNNNNNNNNNNNNNNNNNNNNNNNNNNNNNNNNNNNNNNNNNNNNNNTGTTAgatgtgatgggaaggtgccgtgtgtgatgggagaggtgttaggtgtgatggaggagtagACTAGGCTTTCCAGGAGCGaacgatctctgcggaatgcagatagaggagggaagggaagatgtgtttagtggtggcgtcatgttggagttggcgaaaatggcggaggattattctttgcatgtgaaggctggtggggtgaaagtgtgagaacaagagggaccctatccttattctgggaggggagggaggggttgAGGGTTATGGTGCAGGAGATGGACCGCATGCTGTcaagagccctgtcaacaactgtaggtgggaagccacggttggagaaggaggagcacatattaagagcaccacattggaaagtggcctcatcggaACAATAGGCTACAAGATTTCTGCTTATAGATGCACTCAATGGACAACCTGGGTGGAAGAACTAGGGAAAAAAACAATTGCAGACAGAAATAATACCATCAAGTCAGTACATATAGTAACAGGTTGTAACATTTTGATGCTTAGGCTGAATATTCTTCAACAGAACTGATTATATAAATTTTGTCTATTAAATGAAGGATTTCCATCAGTCTAAAAGCTtaaaaaacagtttttaaaaaagttaacaaTTTCTTGTAGGCAATATACTCCACAGCTTAATGACATTTTTGCTGTATTTATCAAACATCAGCCACTAAAAGTTGAACCACAGGTTAGCAAGGCCATTATGAAAACAACAAACCAAATACCATGCTTTACTTAAAGAGgagcagtattttaaaaaaaaaggaagaaatgctGGCTAGACTATAATTAGAGTGTTGCCTGCAGTTTTGTTTGTCATATTACAAAAATGATATGAGAGAGGAGAGGACGATACAAGAAATACATGGGTACCCAGATCTGGAAAGGACTGACAGGCTAGATCTCTTCTCActtgggaaaataaatgctgagctGTGACtcagagatctttaaaattatgaaaagattTGAATGATACAAAGCAAATGTTTGCTCTTGCGGAGAAGAACACAACTAGAAGTGATCAATATATGACAGACAATAGGAAATCCAATTGGagattcagaagaaatttaattcaattaatgGTGAGAACATGaaactcattaccacagagacTGGCCGAAGTGAAATGGAATCAATGTATTCAAGGAGAAACTAGACAATTATATGAAGAAATGAACAGAGggtagtacagtggctcagtggttagcattgctcctcacagcgccaggtaccctAGTTCgactccacccttgggcaactgcctgtgttgaatgtgcacattctccccatccctgtgtgggtttcctcccacagttcaaagatgtgcaggttaggtggattgacaatgctaaattacctatagtgtccagggatgtatagctTAGGTTTATTAGCAATGGGGAATGAAGACTTACAGGAATAGGATAGAGGGtggtttgggtggaatgctctttggagggtcagtgtggactcgatgggctgaatggcctgcttaaaTGCTATAGGCATTTTATGATTCTAGAGGGTTACATGGGATGGGAGAAGGCTCAAGCAAAGCATAAACACATGTATGAACATGGGCCAAAATGGCTTATTGGTGTGGCACATATCCTATGCAGTAGTCCTAATCTTCAACTTCAGCTCACCTGGTTTGCACCAAGGTACA
Coding sequences within it:
- the nol12 gene encoding nucleolar protein 12 isoform X2 — translated: MIREFLTGFHKRKVERRKKALEEIKVKLKEEQKRLKEERHKEYMKMFKERQEALEEADELDQMTSSRMESIQYDHPNHTVTVTTVSSLDLTAANLYLGANQPEDAEEEQTLKRDDLNVKRDNPLPRKGAEPIMSAKISSLTSALHSRVKNQKGKKWKSSHDQVKTPPKGKTTKSQRRKRTGKPGGGEW
- the nol12 gene encoding nucleolar protein 12 isoform X1 — translated: MIREFLTGFHKRKVERRKKALEEIKVKLKEEQKRLKEERHKEYMKMFKERQEALEEADELDQMTSSRMESIQYDHPNHTVTVTTVSSLDLTAANLYLGANQDCVFFCRLPLKPEDAEEEQTLKRDDLNVKRDNPLPRKGAEPIMSAKISSLTSALHSRVKNQKGKKWKSSHDQVKTPPKGKTTKSQRRKRTGKPGGGEW
- the nol12 gene encoding nucleolar protein 12 isoform X3 translates to MKMFKERQEALEEADELDQMTSSRMESIQYDHPNHTVTVTTVSSLDLTAANLYLGANQDCVFFCRLPLKPEDAEEEQTLKRDDLNVKRDNPLPRKGAEPIMSAKISSLTSALHSRVKNQKGKKWKSSHDQVKTPPKGKTTKSQRRKRTGKPGGGEW